The Seriola aureovittata isolate HTS-2021-v1 ecotype China chromosome 3, ASM2101889v1, whole genome shotgun sequence genome includes a region encoding these proteins:
- the dzank1 gene encoding double zinc ribbon and ankyrin repeat-containing protein 1 isoform X1 yields MTAGAVSAPLIIPIIHLQAHRAKNHIDTNTPVSIQSDSPGVLIFYTVDGSRPAGVQRGSAGTSRKYSEPILLPAGRVCVRAVAVCSDGRQSSTVTKVFSVDLVDSNNRKENQENHQLFLFQRPTEGTSCSPENPAGSSLRPPEPRMMGNGSPLSGPRFLNSRLGSPTTTAQSGSSQRSQAVSSGVLKQLSSTHTSRIQRDTDFLRCAQCLSFRPTDPFARFCAQCGAVVPPLPEQRLPPAEGGQKVLCVFCNTVVPVNTHTCLICEASVQQQLQPQAGLTLQDHVVCVCCGSGNPAHITNCLTCESRLQPVCVGNDTPSVPSADSRMLSCSRCKRINHRDARYCDWCGSKPGHAASSVTCWRCGASGHPYAFYCAACGVYLEAPSPTSCSDITRTVRGTAPSQASASTSHDAIWQATPSSDPTPTVKVTLPTADQYTQTVGLYYPSATELQKKDQQRALQLSRQQATRDRQPLLTAISPGRGYWRKQVDHVCAHLRSYAQNNAPFRTLLAEPRLGRMVSAVVQEDGHEVSLTISFVSAAREEKQVGPEGDGAGPAGTRPRSAPAGRTETLSSVTERFSDSSSKKGSDASTGVMKPPRPNLTPKPPVKDSQLLKELGPGRGQISVIQQLLDQGADPSCCGSNGRHALAVAVVNGHRDVLPVLVQRGADVEQQSGQMKNTALHEAAALGSEGLQCAEVLLSCRASVKRRNAAGQTAYDVAVSSGCNNMASLLAARTGLELLGKLRKPKLNLDAV; encoded by the exons ATGACAGCGGGAGCAGTGTCAGCTCCACTCATCATTCCCATCATCCACCTGCAGGCACACAGAGCCAAGAACCACATCGACACCAACACACCTGTCTCCATCCAGTcag ACTCTCCAGGTGTGCTAATTTTCTACACGGTGGACGGGTCGAGGCCAGCGGGGGTGCAGCGGGGGTCGGCAGGCACCAGCAGGAAGTACAGCGAGCCCATCCTGCTGCCTGCTGGTCGGGTGTGTGTCAGAGCCGTGGCTGTCTGCAG TGACGGAAGACAGAGCTCCACGGTGACGAAGGTGTTCTCTGTCGACCTCGTGGACTCCAACAACAGGAAGGAGAACCAGGAGAACCATCAG CTGTTTCTATTTCAGCGTCCGACTGAAGGAACCTCCTGTTCTCCTGAGAACCCTGCTGGTTCTTCACTGAGGCCCCCAG AGCCGAGGATGATGGGAAACGGTTCTCCTCTATCAGGTCCTCGTTTCCTGAACAGTCGACTGGGTTCTCCGACCACCACAGCCCAGTCCGGTTCCTCCCAACGTTCCCAGGCAGTG agTTCAGGTGTGCTGAAGCAGCTGAGCAGCACACACACGTCCAGAATCCAACGGGACACCGACTTCCTGAG GTGCGCTCAGTGTCTGAGTTTCCGTCCTACAGACCCGTTTGCTCGGTTCTGTGCTCAGTGTGGAGCTGTTGTTCCTCCGTTACCTGAACAGAGACTGCCCCCTGCTGAGGGAGGACAG AaggttctctgtgtgttctgtaaCACTGTGGTTCCCGTCAACACTCACACCTGTTTGATCTGTGAAGCCTCCGtccaacaacaactacaaccaCAGGCCGGACTCAcactgcag gatcatgtggtgtgtgtttgctgtggaaGTGGGAATCCAGCTCACATCACCAACTGTCTGACCTGTGAGAGCCGCCTGCAGccg gtgtgtgtgggtaaCGACACCCCCTCTGTCCCGTCAGCTGACAGCAGGATGTTGTCCTGCTCCAGGTGTAAACGCATAAACCACAGGGATGCCAGATACTGCGACTGGTGCGGCTCCAAG CCTGGTCATGCAGCGAGCTCTGTGACGTGTTGGCGATGTGGAGCGAGTGGACACCCGTATGCCTTCTACTGCGCAGCCTGTGGCGTCTACCTGGAAGCACCATCACCCACTTCCTGTAGTGACATCACACGGACTGTTAGGGGCACCGCCCCCAGCCAG gcTTCAGCTTCGACCTCCCATGATGCCATCTGGCAGGCCACGCCTTCGTCTGACCCCACACCCACTGTGAAGGTAACCCTGCCCACTGCTGATCAGTACACGCAGACCGTTGGACTCTATTACCCATCAGCCACCGAGCTCCAAAAGAAagaccagcagagggcgctaCAGCTCAGCAGACAGCAGGCGACCAGAGACCGCCAACCGCTACTGACCGCCATCAGCCCGGGCAGAG GTTACTGGAGGAAGCAGGTGGATCATGTTTGTGCTCACCTGAGGAGTTACGCTCAGAACAATGCCCCCTTCAGGACTCTGCTGGCAGAGCCTCGTCTGGGCCGG ATGGTCTCTGCTGTGGTTCAAGAAGATGGTCATGAAGTCAGTCTGACCATCAGCTTCGTGTCGGCCGCACGAGAAGAGAAGCAG GTGGGTCCTGAAGGTGACGGTGCAGGTCCAGCAGGTACCCGTCCTAGATCAGCACCTGCAGGTCGGACTGAGACTCTGAGCAGCGTCACAGAACGAttctctgacagcagcagtaagAAAG gaagtgatgcgtCCACAGGTGTGATGAAACCCCCCAGACCAAACTTGACGCCCAAACCTCCG GTGAAGGACAGTCAGCTGCTGAAGGAGCTGGGTCCAGGTCGAGGTCAGATCAGCGTCATCCAGCAGCTCCTGGATCAG GGGGCGGATCCCTCCTGCTGCGGCAGCAATGGACGACACGCCTTGGCTGTTGCCGTAGTGAACGGGCACCGTGATGTACTTCCTGTTCTggtgcagagaggagctgaCGTGGAGCAGCAGTCCGGACA gatGAAGAACACAGCTCTGcatgaagctgcagctctgggCTCTGAAGGTCTGCAGTGTGCAGAGGTTCTGCTTAG CTGCAGGGCCAGTGTGAAGCGGAGGAATGCCGCCGGTCAGACAGCGTATGACGTGGCGGTGAGCTCCGGCTGTAACAACATGGCGTCTCTGCTGGCTGCTCGGACCGGACTGGAATTACTGGGCAAACTGAGAAAACCCAAACTGAACCTGGACGCCGTCTGA
- the dzank1 gene encoding double zinc ribbon and ankyrin repeat-containing protein 1 isoform X2, protein MTAGAVSAPLIIPIIHLQAHRAKNHIDTNTPVSIQSDSPGVLIFYTVDGSRPAGVQRGSAGTSRKYSEPILLPAGRVCVRAVAVCSDGRQSSTVTKVFSVDLVDSNNRKENQENHQLFLFQRPTEGTSCSPENPAGSSLRPPEPRMMGNGSPLSGPRFLNSRLGSPTTTAQSGSSQRSQAVSSGVLKQLSSTHTSRIQRDTDFLRCAQCLSFRPTDPFARFCAQCGAVVPPLPEQRLPPAEGGQVLCVFCNTVVPVNTHTCLICEASVQQQLQPQAGLTLQDHVVCVCCGSGNPAHITNCLTCESRLQPVCVGNDTPSVPSADSRMLSCSRCKRINHRDARYCDWCGSKPGHAASSVTCWRCGASGHPYAFYCAACGVYLEAPSPTSCSDITRTVRGTAPSQASASTSHDAIWQATPSSDPTPTVKVTLPTADQYTQTVGLYYPSATELQKKDQQRALQLSRQQATRDRQPLLTAISPGRGYWRKQVDHVCAHLRSYAQNNAPFRTLLAEPRLGRMVSAVVQEDGHEVSLTISFVSAAREEKQVGPEGDGAGPAGTRPRSAPAGRTETLSSVTERFSDSSSKKGSDASTGVMKPPRPNLTPKPPVKDSQLLKELGPGRGQISVIQQLLDQGADPSCCGSNGRHALAVAVVNGHRDVLPVLVQRGADVEQQSGQMKNTALHEAAALGSEGLQCAEVLLSCRASVKRRNAAGQTAYDVAVSSGCNNMASLLAARTGLELLGKLRKPKLNLDAV, encoded by the exons ATGACAGCGGGAGCAGTGTCAGCTCCACTCATCATTCCCATCATCCACCTGCAGGCACACAGAGCCAAGAACCACATCGACACCAACACACCTGTCTCCATCCAGTcag ACTCTCCAGGTGTGCTAATTTTCTACACGGTGGACGGGTCGAGGCCAGCGGGGGTGCAGCGGGGGTCGGCAGGCACCAGCAGGAAGTACAGCGAGCCCATCCTGCTGCCTGCTGGTCGGGTGTGTGTCAGAGCCGTGGCTGTCTGCAG TGACGGAAGACAGAGCTCCACGGTGACGAAGGTGTTCTCTGTCGACCTCGTGGACTCCAACAACAGGAAGGAGAACCAGGAGAACCATCAG CTGTTTCTATTTCAGCGTCCGACTGAAGGAACCTCCTGTTCTCCTGAGAACCCTGCTGGTTCTTCACTGAGGCCCCCAG AGCCGAGGATGATGGGAAACGGTTCTCCTCTATCAGGTCCTCGTTTCCTGAACAGTCGACTGGGTTCTCCGACCACCACAGCCCAGTCCGGTTCCTCCCAACGTTCCCAGGCAGTG agTTCAGGTGTGCTGAAGCAGCTGAGCAGCACACACACGTCCAGAATCCAACGGGACACCGACTTCCTGAG GTGCGCTCAGTGTCTGAGTTTCCGTCCTACAGACCCGTTTGCTCGGTTCTGTGCTCAGTGTGGAGCTGTTGTTCCTCCGTTACCTGAACAGAGACTGCCCCCTGCTGAGGGAGGACAG gttctctgtgtgttctgtaaCACTGTGGTTCCCGTCAACACTCACACCTGTTTGATCTGTGAAGCCTCCGtccaacaacaactacaaccaCAGGCCGGACTCAcactgcag gatcatgtggtgtgtgtttgctgtggaaGTGGGAATCCAGCTCACATCACCAACTGTCTGACCTGTGAGAGCCGCCTGCAGccg gtgtgtgtgggtaaCGACACCCCCTCTGTCCCGTCAGCTGACAGCAGGATGTTGTCCTGCTCCAGGTGTAAACGCATAAACCACAGGGATGCCAGATACTGCGACTGGTGCGGCTCCAAG CCTGGTCATGCAGCGAGCTCTGTGACGTGTTGGCGATGTGGAGCGAGTGGACACCCGTATGCCTTCTACTGCGCAGCCTGTGGCGTCTACCTGGAAGCACCATCACCCACTTCCTGTAGTGACATCACACGGACTGTTAGGGGCACCGCCCCCAGCCAG gcTTCAGCTTCGACCTCCCATGATGCCATCTGGCAGGCCACGCCTTCGTCTGACCCCACACCCACTGTGAAGGTAACCCTGCCCACTGCTGATCAGTACACGCAGACCGTTGGACTCTATTACCCATCAGCCACCGAGCTCCAAAAGAAagaccagcagagggcgctaCAGCTCAGCAGACAGCAGGCGACCAGAGACCGCCAACCGCTACTGACCGCCATCAGCCCGGGCAGAG GTTACTGGAGGAAGCAGGTGGATCATGTTTGTGCTCACCTGAGGAGTTACGCTCAGAACAATGCCCCCTTCAGGACTCTGCTGGCAGAGCCTCGTCTGGGCCGG ATGGTCTCTGCTGTGGTTCAAGAAGATGGTCATGAAGTCAGTCTGACCATCAGCTTCGTGTCGGCCGCACGAGAAGAGAAGCAG GTGGGTCCTGAAGGTGACGGTGCAGGTCCAGCAGGTACCCGTCCTAGATCAGCACCTGCAGGTCGGACTGAGACTCTGAGCAGCGTCACAGAACGAttctctgacagcagcagtaagAAAG gaagtgatgcgtCCACAGGTGTGATGAAACCCCCCAGACCAAACTTGACGCCCAAACCTCCG GTGAAGGACAGTCAGCTGCTGAAGGAGCTGGGTCCAGGTCGAGGTCAGATCAGCGTCATCCAGCAGCTCCTGGATCAG GGGGCGGATCCCTCCTGCTGCGGCAGCAATGGACGACACGCCTTGGCTGTTGCCGTAGTGAACGGGCACCGTGATGTACTTCCTGTTCTggtgcagagaggagctgaCGTGGAGCAGCAGTCCGGACA gatGAAGAACACAGCTCTGcatgaagctgcagctctgggCTCTGAAGGTCTGCAGTGTGCAGAGGTTCTGCTTAG CTGCAGGGCCAGTGTGAAGCGGAGGAATGCCGCCGGTCAGACAGCGTATGACGTGGCGGTGAGCTCCGGCTGTAACAACATGGCGTCTCTGCTGGCTGCTCGGACCGGACTGGAATTACTGGGCAAACTGAGAAAACCCAAACTGAACCTGGACGCCGTCTGA
- the dzank1 gene encoding double zinc ribbon and ankyrin repeat-containing protein 1 isoform X4 — MTAGAVSAPLIIPIIHLQAHRAKNHIDTNTPVSIQSDSPGVLIFYTVDGSRPAGVQRGSAGTSRKYSEPILLPAGRVCVRAVAVCSDGRQSSTVTKVFSVDLVDSNNRKENQENHQLFLFQRPTEGTSCSPENPAGSSLRPPEPRMMGNGSPLSGPRFLNSRLGSPTTTAQSGSSQRSQAVSSGVLKQLSSTHTSRIQRDTDFLRCAQCLSFRPTDPFARFCAQCGAVVPPLPEQRLPPAEGGQKVLCVFCNTVVPVNTHTCLICEASVQQQLQPQAGLTLQDHVVCVCCGSGNPAHITNCLTCESRLQPVCVGNDTPSVPSADSRMLSCSRCKRINHRDARYCDWCGSKPGHAASSVTCWRCGASGHPYAFYCAACGVYLEAPSPTSCSDITRTVRGTAPSQASASTSHDAIWQATPSSDPTPTVKVTLPTADQYTQTVGLYYPSATELQKKDQQRALQLSRQQATRDRQPLLTAISPGRGYWRKQVDHVCAHLRSYAQNNAPFRTLLAEPRLGRMVSAVVQEDGHEVSLTISFVSAAREEKQVGPEGDGAGPAGTRPRSAPAGRTETLSSVTERFSDSSSKKGVMKPPRPNLTPKPPVKDSQLLKELGPGRGQISVIQQLLDQGADPSCCGSNGRHALAVAVVNGHRDVLPVLVQRGADVEQQSGQMKNTALHEAAALGSEGLQCAEVLLSCRASVKRRNAAGQTAYDVAVSSGCNNMASLLAARTGLELLGKLRKPKLNLDAV, encoded by the exons ATGACAGCGGGAGCAGTGTCAGCTCCACTCATCATTCCCATCATCCACCTGCAGGCACACAGAGCCAAGAACCACATCGACACCAACACACCTGTCTCCATCCAGTcag ACTCTCCAGGTGTGCTAATTTTCTACACGGTGGACGGGTCGAGGCCAGCGGGGGTGCAGCGGGGGTCGGCAGGCACCAGCAGGAAGTACAGCGAGCCCATCCTGCTGCCTGCTGGTCGGGTGTGTGTCAGAGCCGTGGCTGTCTGCAG TGACGGAAGACAGAGCTCCACGGTGACGAAGGTGTTCTCTGTCGACCTCGTGGACTCCAACAACAGGAAGGAGAACCAGGAGAACCATCAG CTGTTTCTATTTCAGCGTCCGACTGAAGGAACCTCCTGTTCTCCTGAGAACCCTGCTGGTTCTTCACTGAGGCCCCCAG AGCCGAGGATGATGGGAAACGGTTCTCCTCTATCAGGTCCTCGTTTCCTGAACAGTCGACTGGGTTCTCCGACCACCACAGCCCAGTCCGGTTCCTCCCAACGTTCCCAGGCAGTG agTTCAGGTGTGCTGAAGCAGCTGAGCAGCACACACACGTCCAGAATCCAACGGGACACCGACTTCCTGAG GTGCGCTCAGTGTCTGAGTTTCCGTCCTACAGACCCGTTTGCTCGGTTCTGTGCTCAGTGTGGAGCTGTTGTTCCTCCGTTACCTGAACAGAGACTGCCCCCTGCTGAGGGAGGACAG AaggttctctgtgtgttctgtaaCACTGTGGTTCCCGTCAACACTCACACCTGTTTGATCTGTGAAGCCTCCGtccaacaacaactacaaccaCAGGCCGGACTCAcactgcag gatcatgtggtgtgtgtttgctgtggaaGTGGGAATCCAGCTCACATCACCAACTGTCTGACCTGTGAGAGCCGCCTGCAGccg gtgtgtgtgggtaaCGACACCCCCTCTGTCCCGTCAGCTGACAGCAGGATGTTGTCCTGCTCCAGGTGTAAACGCATAAACCACAGGGATGCCAGATACTGCGACTGGTGCGGCTCCAAG CCTGGTCATGCAGCGAGCTCTGTGACGTGTTGGCGATGTGGAGCGAGTGGACACCCGTATGCCTTCTACTGCGCAGCCTGTGGCGTCTACCTGGAAGCACCATCACCCACTTCCTGTAGTGACATCACACGGACTGTTAGGGGCACCGCCCCCAGCCAG gcTTCAGCTTCGACCTCCCATGATGCCATCTGGCAGGCCACGCCTTCGTCTGACCCCACACCCACTGTGAAGGTAACCCTGCCCACTGCTGATCAGTACACGCAGACCGTTGGACTCTATTACCCATCAGCCACCGAGCTCCAAAAGAAagaccagcagagggcgctaCAGCTCAGCAGACAGCAGGCGACCAGAGACCGCCAACCGCTACTGACCGCCATCAGCCCGGGCAGAG GTTACTGGAGGAAGCAGGTGGATCATGTTTGTGCTCACCTGAGGAGTTACGCTCAGAACAATGCCCCCTTCAGGACTCTGCTGGCAGAGCCTCGTCTGGGCCGG ATGGTCTCTGCTGTGGTTCAAGAAGATGGTCATGAAGTCAGTCTGACCATCAGCTTCGTGTCGGCCGCACGAGAAGAGAAGCAG GTGGGTCCTGAAGGTGACGGTGCAGGTCCAGCAGGTACCCGTCCTAGATCAGCACCTGCAGGTCGGACTGAGACTCTGAGCAGCGTCACAGAACGAttctctgacagcagcagtaagAAAG GTGTGATGAAACCCCCCAGACCAAACTTGACGCCCAAACCTCCG GTGAAGGACAGTCAGCTGCTGAAGGAGCTGGGTCCAGGTCGAGGTCAGATCAGCGTCATCCAGCAGCTCCTGGATCAG GGGGCGGATCCCTCCTGCTGCGGCAGCAATGGACGACACGCCTTGGCTGTTGCCGTAGTGAACGGGCACCGTGATGTACTTCCTGTTCTggtgcagagaggagctgaCGTGGAGCAGCAGTCCGGACA gatGAAGAACACAGCTCTGcatgaagctgcagctctgggCTCTGAAGGTCTGCAGTGTGCAGAGGTTCTGCTTAG CTGCAGGGCCAGTGTGAAGCGGAGGAATGCCGCCGGTCAGACAGCGTATGACGTGGCGGTGAGCTCCGGCTGTAACAACATGGCGTCTCTGCTGGCTGCTCGGACCGGACTGGAATTACTGGGCAAACTGAGAAAACCCAAACTGAACCTGGACGCCGTCTGA
- the dzank1 gene encoding double zinc ribbon and ankyrin repeat-containing protein 1 isoform X3, translated as MTAGAVSAPLIIPIIHLQAHRAKNHIDTNTPVSIQSDSPGVLIFYTVDGSRPAGVQRGSAGTSRKYSEPILLPAGRVCVRAVAVCSDGRQSSTVTKVFSVDLVDSNNRKENQENHQRPTEGTSCSPENPAGSSLRPPEPRMMGNGSPLSGPRFLNSRLGSPTTTAQSGSSQRSQAVSSGVLKQLSSTHTSRIQRDTDFLRCAQCLSFRPTDPFARFCAQCGAVVPPLPEQRLPPAEGGQKVLCVFCNTVVPVNTHTCLICEASVQQQLQPQAGLTLQDHVVCVCCGSGNPAHITNCLTCESRLQPVCVGNDTPSVPSADSRMLSCSRCKRINHRDARYCDWCGSKPGHAASSVTCWRCGASGHPYAFYCAACGVYLEAPSPTSCSDITRTVRGTAPSQASASTSHDAIWQATPSSDPTPTVKVTLPTADQYTQTVGLYYPSATELQKKDQQRALQLSRQQATRDRQPLLTAISPGRGYWRKQVDHVCAHLRSYAQNNAPFRTLLAEPRLGRMVSAVVQEDGHEVSLTISFVSAAREEKQVGPEGDGAGPAGTRPRSAPAGRTETLSSVTERFSDSSSKKGSDASTGVMKPPRPNLTPKPPVKDSQLLKELGPGRGQISVIQQLLDQGADPSCCGSNGRHALAVAVVNGHRDVLPVLVQRGADVEQQSGQMKNTALHEAAALGSEGLQCAEVLLSCRASVKRRNAAGQTAYDVAVSSGCNNMASLLAARTGLELLGKLRKPKLNLDAV; from the exons ATGACAGCGGGAGCAGTGTCAGCTCCACTCATCATTCCCATCATCCACCTGCAGGCACACAGAGCCAAGAACCACATCGACACCAACACACCTGTCTCCATCCAGTcag ACTCTCCAGGTGTGCTAATTTTCTACACGGTGGACGGGTCGAGGCCAGCGGGGGTGCAGCGGGGGTCGGCAGGCACCAGCAGGAAGTACAGCGAGCCCATCCTGCTGCCTGCTGGTCGGGTGTGTGTCAGAGCCGTGGCTGTCTGCAG TGACGGAAGACAGAGCTCCACGGTGACGAAGGTGTTCTCTGTCGACCTCGTGGACTCCAACAACAGGAAGGAGAACCAGGAGAACCATCAG CGTCCGACTGAAGGAACCTCCTGTTCTCCTGAGAACCCTGCTGGTTCTTCACTGAGGCCCCCAG AGCCGAGGATGATGGGAAACGGTTCTCCTCTATCAGGTCCTCGTTTCCTGAACAGTCGACTGGGTTCTCCGACCACCACAGCCCAGTCCGGTTCCTCCCAACGTTCCCAGGCAGTG agTTCAGGTGTGCTGAAGCAGCTGAGCAGCACACACACGTCCAGAATCCAACGGGACACCGACTTCCTGAG GTGCGCTCAGTGTCTGAGTTTCCGTCCTACAGACCCGTTTGCTCGGTTCTGTGCTCAGTGTGGAGCTGTTGTTCCTCCGTTACCTGAACAGAGACTGCCCCCTGCTGAGGGAGGACAG AaggttctctgtgtgttctgtaaCACTGTGGTTCCCGTCAACACTCACACCTGTTTGATCTGTGAAGCCTCCGtccaacaacaactacaaccaCAGGCCGGACTCAcactgcag gatcatgtggtgtgtgtttgctgtggaaGTGGGAATCCAGCTCACATCACCAACTGTCTGACCTGTGAGAGCCGCCTGCAGccg gtgtgtgtgggtaaCGACACCCCCTCTGTCCCGTCAGCTGACAGCAGGATGTTGTCCTGCTCCAGGTGTAAACGCATAAACCACAGGGATGCCAGATACTGCGACTGGTGCGGCTCCAAG CCTGGTCATGCAGCGAGCTCTGTGACGTGTTGGCGATGTGGAGCGAGTGGACACCCGTATGCCTTCTACTGCGCAGCCTGTGGCGTCTACCTGGAAGCACCATCACCCACTTCCTGTAGTGACATCACACGGACTGTTAGGGGCACCGCCCCCAGCCAG gcTTCAGCTTCGACCTCCCATGATGCCATCTGGCAGGCCACGCCTTCGTCTGACCCCACACCCACTGTGAAGGTAACCCTGCCCACTGCTGATCAGTACACGCAGACCGTTGGACTCTATTACCCATCAGCCACCGAGCTCCAAAAGAAagaccagcagagggcgctaCAGCTCAGCAGACAGCAGGCGACCAGAGACCGCCAACCGCTACTGACCGCCATCAGCCCGGGCAGAG GTTACTGGAGGAAGCAGGTGGATCATGTTTGTGCTCACCTGAGGAGTTACGCTCAGAACAATGCCCCCTTCAGGACTCTGCTGGCAGAGCCTCGTCTGGGCCGG ATGGTCTCTGCTGTGGTTCAAGAAGATGGTCATGAAGTCAGTCTGACCATCAGCTTCGTGTCGGCCGCACGAGAAGAGAAGCAG GTGGGTCCTGAAGGTGACGGTGCAGGTCCAGCAGGTACCCGTCCTAGATCAGCACCTGCAGGTCGGACTGAGACTCTGAGCAGCGTCACAGAACGAttctctgacagcagcagtaagAAAG gaagtgatgcgtCCACAGGTGTGATGAAACCCCCCAGACCAAACTTGACGCCCAAACCTCCG GTGAAGGACAGTCAGCTGCTGAAGGAGCTGGGTCCAGGTCGAGGTCAGATCAGCGTCATCCAGCAGCTCCTGGATCAG GGGGCGGATCCCTCCTGCTGCGGCAGCAATGGACGACACGCCTTGGCTGTTGCCGTAGTGAACGGGCACCGTGATGTACTTCCTGTTCTggtgcagagaggagctgaCGTGGAGCAGCAGTCCGGACA gatGAAGAACACAGCTCTGcatgaagctgcagctctgggCTCTGAAGGTCTGCAGTGTGCAGAGGTTCTGCTTAG CTGCAGGGCCAGTGTGAAGCGGAGGAATGCCGCCGGTCAGACAGCGTATGACGTGGCGGTGAGCTCCGGCTGTAACAACATGGCGTCTCTGCTGGCTGCTCGGACCGGACTGGAATTACTGGGCAAACTGAGAAAACCCAAACTGAACCTGGACGCCGTCTGA
- the polr3f gene encoding DNA-directed RNA polymerase III subunit RPC6 translates to MSEVKVKKETNLSDPAEIENRIKELCQQFPHGITDQVIQNDMPHLEPQQRAMAINKLLSLGHLDLLRNSSGLLYRMKDAQTSSKMKGSDNQEKLVYQIIEDAGNKGIWSRDIRFKSNLPLTEINKILKNLESKKLIKAVKSVAASKKKVYMLYNLQPDRSVTGGAWYSDQDFESEFVEVLNQQCFKFLQSKAEAARDSKQSPMVQRNSSFATSHEVWKYICELGISKVDLSMDDIETILNTLIYDGKVEMTVIAAKEGTVGSVDGQMKLYRGVNPVIHPTGLVKTPCGLCPVFDDCHEGGEISPSNCIYMTEWLDF, encoded by the exons ATGTCTGAAGTCAAAGTGAAGAAGGAGACGAACCTGTCGGACCCTGCCGAGATTGAGAACAG gatcaAAGAGCTGTGTCAGCAGTTTCCTCATGGTATCACAGACCAGGTGATCCAGAACGACATGCCTCACCTGGAGCCGCAGCAGAGAGCCATGGCCATCAACAAGCTGCTCTCATTG GGTCACCTGGACCTTCTGAGGAACAGTTCAGGTCTCCTGTACAGAATGAAGGACGCTCAGACCTCCAg TAAGATGAAGGGTTCAGACAACCAGGAGAAGCTGGTGTACCAGATCATCGAGGACGCAGGAAACAAAG GGATCTGGAGCAGAGACATCCGCTTTAAGAGCAACCTTCCTCTGACGGAGATCAACAAGATCCTGAAGAACCTGGAGAGCAAGAAACTCATCAAAGCTGTGAAGTCTGTGGCT GCGTCTAAGAAGAAGGTGTACATGCTGTACAACCTGCAGCCGGACCGCTCGGTGACCGGGGGCGCCTGGTACAGCGACCAGGACTTTGAGTCCGAGTTTGTCGAAGTTCTCAACCAGCAGTGCTTCAAGTTCCTGCAGAGCAAG GCAGAAGCAGCGAGGGACAGCAAACAGAGTCCCATGGTCCAGAGGAACAGCTCCTTCGCCACCTCGCATGAAGTCTGGAAATACATCTGTGAGCTGGGAATCAGCAAG GTGGATCTGTCCATGGACGACATCGAGACCATCCTGAACACGCTGATCTACGACGGGAAGGTGGAGATGACCGTCATCGCCGCCAAGGAGGGAACGGTGGGCAGCGTGGACGGACAGATGAAGCTGTACCGCGGCGTCAACCCCGTCATCCATCCCACCGGCCTGGTGAAGACGCCCTGCGGCCTCTGCccg GTGTTTGACGACTGTCATGAGGGAGGAGAAATATCTCCGTCCAACTGCATCTACATGACGGAGTGGCTGGACTTCTGA